A genomic segment from Propionibacteriaceae bacterium ZF39 encodes:
- the xseA gene encoding exodeoxyribonuclease VII large subunit, which produces MAIESSPEAPQPLGRIVNAVRVWVERCGQVWVEGQVIAIKRRPGMLHFMTVRDRYAEVSASVSVPAEVLEASGVTEGMTVTALLSPRVFEKNSSLSFACHDLRPSGEGRLLAQLEQRKHKLQAEGLFERSLKKRLPLLPTAIGLITGAGSAAERDVVENVRQRWPGAVLEIRHTLVQGPQAAEQVMGALTELDAHPRVQVIIIARGGGSLEDLLPFSDEGLARAVFAATTPVISAIGHETDLPILDLVADLRASTPTDAAKRVVPDVGEEYALIGEARARLRRAVVTTIDREQHGLTQLRNRPSLTDPLYAFALRHREIDDLRHRAGRALQSRLERETTGVRHALERIRAMSPKQTLERGYAILLDGEGQAISSVRRVDAGDGLHARLADGQLVLEVHEVTDADGNSLEFEEAPDEFGED; this is translated from the coding sequence GTGGCTATCGAATCCTCCCCCGAGGCCCCGCAACCGCTGGGGCGCATCGTCAACGCCGTCCGCGTCTGGGTCGAGCGGTGCGGTCAGGTCTGGGTCGAGGGCCAGGTGATCGCGATCAAGCGCCGGCCGGGAATGCTGCATTTCATGACGGTTCGGGATCGGTACGCCGAGGTGTCGGCCTCCGTGTCCGTCCCGGCTGAGGTCCTCGAAGCCTCCGGCGTGACGGAGGGCATGACGGTGACCGCGCTGCTCTCCCCGCGCGTGTTCGAGAAGAACTCGAGCCTGTCGTTCGCGTGCCACGACCTCCGCCCCTCCGGCGAGGGCCGACTGCTCGCGCAGCTCGAGCAACGCAAGCACAAGCTGCAGGCCGAGGGCCTGTTCGAGCGTTCGCTGAAGAAGCGACTGCCGCTCCTGCCGACTGCTATCGGGCTCATCACGGGCGCGGGGTCGGCGGCGGAGCGGGACGTGGTGGAGAACGTACGCCAGCGCTGGCCTGGTGCTGTCCTCGAGATCCGCCACACGTTGGTCCAGGGACCGCAGGCGGCCGAACAGGTCATGGGCGCGCTGACCGAACTCGATGCGCATCCACGCGTCCAGGTGATCATCATCGCCCGCGGGGGCGGCTCGCTCGAGGACCTGCTCCCGTTCTCCGACGAAGGTCTCGCGCGCGCGGTGTTCGCGGCGACGACCCCGGTGATCAGCGCGATCGGCCACGAGACCGACCTGCCGATCCTCGACCTCGTCGCCGACCTTCGGGCCTCGACGCCCACCGATGCCGCCAAGCGGGTCGTGCCCGACGTCGGGGAGGAATATGCGCTGATCGGTGAAGCTCGTGCCCGCCTCCGCCGCGCCGTGGTCACGACCATCGACCGCGAACAACACGGCCTCACCCAGCTCCGCAATCGGCCCAGCCTGACCGACCCGCTCTACGCCTTCGCGCTGCGTCACCGCGAGATCGACGATCTCCGCCACCGCGCCGGCCGAGCTCTCCAGTCCCGGCTCGAACGCGAGACAACGGGCGTACGCCATGCACTGGAGCGCATCCGCGCCATGTCGCCCAAACAGACCCTCGAGCGGGGCTATGCGATCCTGCTCGACGGCGAGGGGCAGGCGATTTCGTCGGTACGCCGGGTCGACGCGGGCGACGGCCTCCACGCCCGGCTCGCCGATGGCCAGCTCGTGCTGGAGGTCCATGAAGTCACCGATGCCGACGGCAACTCCCTGGAGTTCGAAGAGGCCCCTGATGAGTTCGGTGAAGACTGA
- a CDS encoding 4-hydroxy-3-methylbut-2-enyl diphosphate reductase: MSETGKRVLVAAPRGYCAGVDRAVITVEKALEHYGAPVYVRKQIVHNKHVVETLSDRGAVFVEELDEVPEGAITVFSAHGVSPMVHAEAKHRRLQTIDATCPLVTKVHNEAKRYAKEDLTILLIGHEGHEEVEGTAGEAPDRTILVQSPADAETVQVDDPDRVAWLSQTTLSVDETMQIVRRLKERFPNLIDPPSDDICYATTNRQAAVKQIASHSDLMIVVGSANSSNSVRLVEVALEAGAKAAYRVDHASEVNPAWLEGVGTVGVTSGASVPEVLVEGVLAMLAGEGFNDVAEERLTDENLTFALPPELRKAVGTKAARR, encoded by the coding sequence ATGTCCGAAACGGGTAAGCGAGTCCTGGTTGCTGCGCCGCGCGGTTATTGCGCGGGAGTCGATCGCGCGGTGATCACGGTGGAGAAGGCGCTCGAGCACTATGGCGCGCCGGTCTATGTCCGCAAGCAGATCGTCCACAACAAGCACGTGGTGGAGACGCTGAGCGATCGTGGGGCGGTGTTCGTCGAGGAACTCGACGAGGTGCCCGAGGGCGCGATCACGGTGTTCTCCGCCCACGGCGTCTCACCGATGGTGCATGCCGAGGCGAAGCACCGGCGACTGCAGACGATCGATGCGACCTGTCCGCTGGTGACGAAGGTGCACAACGAGGCGAAGAGGTACGCCAAGGAAGACCTCACCATCCTCCTCATCGGTCACGAGGGCCACGAGGAGGTCGAGGGCACCGCGGGCGAGGCCCCTGATCGGACGATCCTCGTCCAGTCGCCGGCCGATGCCGAGACCGTGCAGGTCGATGATCCCGATCGGGTCGCCTGGCTGTCGCAGACCACGCTGAGCGTCGACGAAACCATGCAGATCGTGCGCCGTCTCAAGGAGCGGTTCCCCAACCTCATCGATCCGCCGTCGGACGACATCTGTTATGCGACCACCAACCGCCAGGCCGCGGTGAAGCAGATCGCCAGCCACTCCGACCTCATGATCGTCGTCGGGTCGGCGAACTCGTCCAACTCCGTACGCCTCGTCGAGGTGGCTCTGGAGGCCGGAGCCAAGGCCGCCTATCGCGTCGACCACGCCAGCGAGGTCAATCCGGCGTGGCTCGAGGGCGTCGGGACCGTCGGCGTGACCTCGGGGGCGTCCGTGCCGGAGGTGCTGGTCGAGGGCGTCCTTGCGATGCTGGCCGGGGAGGGCTTCAACGATGTGGCCGAGGAACGCCTCACCGACGAGAACCTGACCTTCGCCCTTCCGCCGGAGCTCCGCAAGGCCGTCGGCACGAAAGCGGCCCGGCGGTGA
- a CDS encoding cation diffusion facilitator family transporter — translation MGLGHDHGHSHDHGHGHGHGHSHGHGHGHSHGIGHDHGAGANRTRLAIAFGLTATILVAEVIMALVTGSLALLVDAAHMLTDTAGLGIALFAATLMARPPTSRRTWGFARIEVLAAGAQATILLAVGIFAFVEGVRRLITPADVEGTGMLIMGIVGLIANVIAIFVLVGGRNNNLNMRAAFLEVVNDALGSVAVIIGAVVIFFTGWTRADAIAGILIAALIAPRAARILREAGSVLLETVPRGLDLEEVRRHLEEMPHVIAVHDLHASRIGTSLPILTAHVVVEEECFTRGCNPELLDELQTCVAEHFAVSIEHSTFQIEPPNHRHHETGVHH, via the coding sequence ATGGGGCTCGGACACGACCACGGGCACAGCCATGACCATGGACACGGACATGGACATGGACACAGCCATGGACATGGACATGGACACAGCCATGGCATCGGGCATGACCATGGCGCCGGCGCCAACCGCACCCGGCTCGCCATCGCCTTCGGGCTGACCGCAACAATCCTGGTCGCCGAGGTGATCATGGCGCTGGTCACCGGGAGCCTCGCGCTGCTGGTCGACGCCGCCCACATGCTGACCGACACGGCAGGCCTCGGCATCGCACTCTTTGCAGCGACCCTCATGGCCCGCCCACCGACGAGTCGGCGCACGTGGGGCTTTGCCCGCATCGAAGTCCTTGCTGCGGGAGCTCAGGCCACGATTCTCCTGGCCGTGGGCATCTTCGCGTTCGTGGAGGGCGTACGCCGACTGATCACCCCCGCCGATGTCGAGGGCACCGGGATGCTCATCATGGGCATCGTCGGCCTCATCGCCAATGTCATCGCGATCTTCGTGCTGGTCGGCGGCCGCAACAACAACCTCAACATGCGGGCAGCCTTCCTCGAGGTCGTCAATGACGCACTCGGATCAGTGGCCGTGATCATCGGCGCGGTCGTGATCTTCTTCACCGGCTGGACCCGCGCCGACGCGATCGCCGGCATCCTGATCGCCGCGCTCATCGCGCCGCGCGCCGCGCGAATCCTCCGCGAGGCCGGATCCGTGTTGTTGGAGACGGTGCCCCGGGGGCTTGATCTCGAAGAGGTACGCCGACATCTCGAGGAGATGCCCCACGTCATCGCTGTGCACGACCTGCACGCCTCCCGCATCGGCACGAGCCTGCCGATCCTCACCGCACATGTTGTTGTCGAGGAGGAGTGCTTCACCCGGGGCTGCAATCCCGAACTGCTGGATGAACTCCAGACCTGCGTCGCCGAACACTTCGCGGTGTCGATCGAGCACTCCACGTTCCAGATCGAGCCGCCCAACCATCGACATCACGAGACCGGCGTCCACCACTGA
- a CDS encoding HAD hydrolase-like protein yields the protein MTWSAVIFDLDGTILDSAPIICAAMAQATTEFGHPRKPEVFRPYIGPPPWHTFAEVTGESEEFVERLVPHYRAIYDAMMAETPAFEGVPEVIRTLAAAGIPMAVATSKLRSAAISLLELHGLADVFVTIQGAGADAGSADKARVIGTALDDLRAAGVDVTEPVMIGDRSHDVHGAARFGIPTILVAWGYAQPGEEADALTVAETPADLADLLTSESATQAAPNRLR from the coding sequence ATGACCTGGTCTGCGGTGATCTTCGACCTCGATGGGACGATCCTCGACTCGGCGCCCATCATCTGTGCGGCCATGGCGCAGGCCACGACCGAGTTCGGCCACCCCCGCAAGCCCGAGGTGTTCCGGCCCTACATCGGGCCGCCGCCCTGGCATACGTTCGCCGAGGTCACGGGCGAATCGGAGGAGTTCGTGGAACGCCTCGTGCCGCACTATCGCGCCATCTATGACGCGATGATGGCCGAGACGCCGGCATTCGAGGGGGTTCCCGAGGTGATCCGAACCCTCGCCGCCGCTGGCATCCCGATGGCCGTCGCCACGTCCAAGCTCCGCTCGGCAGCGATCAGCCTGCTCGAGCTCCACGGCCTGGCCGATGTGTTCGTCACCATCCAGGGTGCCGGCGCCGACGCGGGCAGTGCGGACAAGGCCCGTGTCATCGGCACGGCGCTCGACGATCTCCGCGCCGCCGGCGTCGACGTCACTGAGCCCGTCATGATCGGCGACCGCTCCCACGACGTGCATGGCGCGGCCAGGTTCGGGATTCCGACGATCCTGGTGGCCTGGGGGTACGCCCAGCCAGGCGAGGAAGCCGACGCGCTCACCGTGGCGGAGACCCCCGCCGACCTGGCCGACCTGCTGACCAGCGAATCGGCGACTCAGGCCGCCCCGAATCGCCTGCGATAG
- a CDS encoding DNA recombination protein RmuC — protein sequence MDASTVTTLLFSLVIGLAMGTVIAWLVMRARAESTGAHNEADAERARAELADARAQAADARAQAADARSETAQVRSESARLAADLAQRDTVAAEARSAVAEAQAEAAEVGARLAAATAERDAALERAAQLAADRDGLVKEFKVLSSETLERQGKAVDAATAQRLEQTKEALLPLTNLMGAFSDRLTAIEKERVEMATDLRNHVRAVQNTGEHLRRETHALATALRKPQVRGHWGEVQLKRVAEYAGMVDRCDFDLQATERTSADRTIRPDMRVNLSDGKYLFVDAKVPLSAFLEAHETEDERTRDEKLALFGRNVRTHVEQLSGKQYWKADAGTPEFVVLFLPNEQFLFAASEIIPDLHEFAAKRDIVIATPNTLIALLRAVAYGWKQAALAESAAEVFQLGRELYDRIGVMGGHVDKTGRSLTAAIKAYNQMVGSLETRVLPTARRFQDLKVTDAELKSPRPVEETARILTAAELVEDATQVEPMIGRTRRKTPAALPEQAELTRGEPDLMEWAEQPADSPNRRRSQGA from the coding sequence ATGGACGCCTCGACTGTGACAACCCTGCTGTTCAGCCTCGTGATCGGCCTCGCTATGGGCACGGTGATCGCGTGGCTGGTGATGCGCGCACGAGCCGAGTCGACGGGTGCCCACAACGAGGCCGATGCGGAGCGCGCACGGGCAGAGCTGGCCGATGCCCGCGCCCAGGCAGCCGATGCTCGGGCCCAGGCGGCCGATGCGCGCTCCGAAACGGCGCAGGTGCGCAGTGAATCGGCCCGCCTGGCTGCCGACCTCGCCCAGCGTGACACCGTCGCTGCCGAGGCCCGCAGCGCGGTGGCCGAGGCGCAGGCCGAAGCCGCCGAGGTCGGGGCCCGGTTGGCAGCTGCGACGGCCGAACGCGATGCCGCCCTCGAGCGCGCCGCCCAACTGGCCGCCGATCGCGACGGCCTGGTGAAGGAGTTCAAGGTGCTGTCGAGCGAGACGCTCGAGCGCCAGGGCAAGGCTGTCGATGCGGCGACGGCGCAACGGCTCGAGCAGACGAAGGAGGCGCTCCTGCCGCTGACCAACCTGATGGGGGCATTCTCCGATCGGCTGACCGCGATCGAGAAGGAACGGGTCGAGATGGCCACCGATCTGCGCAACCATGTGCGCGCGGTCCAGAACACCGGTGAACACCTGCGACGGGAAACCCATGCTCTCGCGACTGCGCTGCGCAAGCCCCAGGTCCGCGGTCACTGGGGTGAGGTGCAACTGAAGCGGGTGGCGGAGTACGCCGGGATGGTCGACCGCTGCGATTTCGACCTGCAGGCGACCGAGCGCACGAGCGCGGACCGCACGATCCGGCCCGATATGCGCGTGAATCTGTCGGACGGGAAATATCTCTTCGTCGATGCCAAGGTGCCACTGTCGGCCTTCCTCGAAGCCCACGAGACCGAGGATGAGCGGACCCGTGACGAGAAGCTCGCCCTGTTCGGGCGCAACGTCAGGACCCACGTCGAGCAACTGTCCGGCAAGCAGTATTGGAAGGCCGACGCTGGCACGCCCGAGTTCGTCGTGCTGTTCCTGCCCAATGAGCAGTTCCTGTTCGCAGCGTCCGAGATCATCCCGGATCTGCACGAATTCGCCGCCAAGCGTGACATCGTCATCGCGACCCCCAACACGTTGATCGCGCTGCTGCGGGCCGTCGCCTATGGCTGGAAGCAGGCCGCTCTCGCCGAGAGCGCCGCCGAGGTGTTCCAGTTGGGCCGGGAGCTCTATGACCGGATCGGCGTCATGGGCGGCCACGTCGACAAGACCGGGCGGTCGCTGACTGCGGCGATCAAGGCCTACAACCAGATGGTGGGGTCGCTCGAGACCCGCGTGTTGCCGACAGCCCGCCGGTTCCAGGATCTGAAGGTCACCGACGCCGAGCTGAAGTCGCCACGCCCTGTCGAGGAGACCGCCCGCATCCTCACGGCCGCGGAGTTGGTGGAGGACGCCACCCAGGTCGAGCCGATGATCGGGCGCACGCGCCGGAAGACCCCGGCGGCGCTTCCCGAACAGGCCGAGCTCACCCGCGGGGAGCCCGACCTGATGGAGTGGGCGGAGCAGCCGGCCGACTCACCGAACCGACGCCGCAGCCAGGGCGCCTAG
- a CDS encoding alpha/beta hydrolase produces MQTEELKVAVLGHKIRVVIRPGQGPDVRTVVIVNGIATRLDTLDGLVDKMDPSLEIIRFDPPGIGGSWSWGIPYGIPAVAAGVVAILDKLGRRDPVDVVGYSWGGVVAQQIALQSPRRVRRLVLLSSNTGVMSVPGSMQSMAMMMNPLMAQISHTDDKAIGDIYGGLARQRAEDVRQLLKADLESHAQGLMLQLLAAMTWTTLPMVRFIYQPTMILAGTDDPMVPMLNARMLADQIPAGRLYTHEGGHLEALLDPDRFGPMISKFLTAKRPGVPD; encoded by the coding sequence ATGCAGACCGAAGAACTCAAGGTGGCTGTGCTTGGTCACAAGATCCGCGTGGTCATCCGGCCCGGGCAGGGGCCGGACGTGCGGACGGTGGTCATCGTCAACGGGATTGCCACCCGGCTCGACACCCTCGACGGTCTGGTCGACAAGATGGATCCGTCTCTGGAAATCATCCGATTCGATCCCCCCGGGATCGGCGGATCGTGGTCGTGGGGCATTCCCTATGGCATTCCCGCGGTCGCCGCCGGCGTCGTGGCCATCCTCGACAAGCTCGGTCGGCGAGACCCGGTTGACGTGGTGGGCTATTCGTGGGGTGGCGTCGTTGCGCAGCAGATCGCGCTGCAGTCACCGCGTCGAGTGCGCCGGCTGGTCCTGCTGTCATCCAACACCGGCGTGATGTCGGTGCCCGGCAGCATGCAGTCGATGGCGATGATGATGAACCCGCTCATGGCCCAGATCTCACACACCGACGACAAGGCGATCGGTGACATCTACGGTGGTCTGGCGCGTCAGCGGGCCGAGGACGTGCGGCAGCTCCTCAAGGCGGATCTCGAATCGCATGCCCAGGGCCTGATGCTGCAGCTTCTCGCGGCGATGACCTGGACCACTCTGCCGATGGTGCGGTTCATCTATCAGCCCACGATGATTCTGGCCGGCACCGACGATCCGATGGTGCCGATGCTGAACGCGAGGATGCTGGCGGATCAGATCCCCGCTGGTCGGCTCTATACGCACGAGGGCGGCCATCTCGAAGCGCTGCTCGATCCCGATCGCTTCGGTCCGATGATCTCCAAGTTCCTCACTGCGAAGCGGCCTGGCGTACCCGACTGA
- a CDS encoding SDR family oxidoreductase produces MSGATRAIPPRVVLVTGGGSGIGRSVARELLARDHRLVLVGRHRKTLEETAEGYANAVCIQADVTDPDAVRDLFAQIAAGPGRLDVLFNNAGVFPPPASIETITDDSWNSAWAVNVSGSVWCAREAFRLMKSVGEGGRIINNASISAHVPRPKSLAYTTTKHAIAGLTRSILLDGRPYNITATRLDIGNAATAMTGAFVDALQADGSRKAEPTFDPDHVARLVANVVDLPHDIAVPELMVMAAGMPFIGRG; encoded by the coding sequence GTGAGTGGCGCGACCCGGGCGATCCCGCCGCGGGTGGTGCTTGTCACCGGCGGTGGCTCGGGGATCGGCCGCTCCGTTGCGCGAGAACTGTTGGCCCGTGATCATCGGCTGGTCCTGGTCGGAAGGCACAGGAAGACGCTGGAGGAGACGGCGGAGGGGTACGCCAACGCGGTCTGCATCCAGGCCGACGTGACCGATCCCGATGCCGTGCGCGACCTGTTCGCGCAGATCGCGGCGGGTCCGGGACGGTTGGATGTGTTGTTCAACAACGCCGGTGTGTTCCCGCCGCCCGCGAGCATCGAGACCATCACCGACGACAGCTGGAATTCGGCCTGGGCGGTCAACGTGTCCGGGTCCGTCTGGTGTGCGCGGGAGGCCTTCCGGTTGATGAAATCCGTTGGCGAGGGTGGCCGGATCATCAACAATGCGTCCATCTCGGCGCATGTGCCGCGGCCCAAGTCGCTGGCGTACACCACGACCAAGCACGCCATCGCCGGGCTGACGAGGTCGATCCTGCTCGATGGCCGGCCCTACAACATCACCGCGACCCGGCTCGATATCGGCAATGCGGCCACCGCCATGACCGGGGCCTTCGTCGATGCCCTGCAGGCGGATGGGTCGCGGAAGGCCGAGCCCACCTTCGACCCGGATCACGTAGCGCGGTTGGTCGCCAACGTGGTGGATCTGCCGCATGACATCGCCGTGCCGGAGCTCATGGTCATGGCCGCCGGGATGCCGTTCATCGGGCGGGGTTAG
- the ilvA gene encoding threonine ammonia-lyase IlvA, which yields MNRPTTADIAAAATRLKGVLTETPLQLNARLSERSGAEVYLKREDLSPVRSYKLRGAYNLISQLGEAERAAGVICASAGNHGQGVAYSCARLGIQGRVFVPSTTPRQKRDRMRQLGGEYVRLVVTGDTYDEAAQAAYEEAWETGAAMVPAFDDPRTIAGQGTLAPEIVRQLGGAPDVLVVPVGGGGMLAGCLTWMATHHPDTKVIAAEPAGAANLLASLKAGRPVPLETIDTFVDGAAVRQAGELTHAIAAEHDVEVVTVPEGQICSEMLELYQTDGVIAEPAGALAPASLGIQVQLEPGMKVVAILSGGNNDVSRYNEIVERSLVHEGRKHYFLVNFPQEPGALRRFLDEVLGPEDDITLFEYVKRSNRELGPALVGVELGHPDDLAGLLQRMDRSPMTVDPVLPDSPFYRFLV from the coding sequence GTGAATCGACCGACGACCGCCGACATTGCCGCGGCAGCCACTCGCCTCAAGGGTGTGCTGACCGAGACGCCCCTCCAGCTCAACGCCCGGCTCAGCGAGCGCAGTGGCGCGGAGGTCTATCTGAAGCGGGAAGACCTGTCACCCGTGCGGTCCTACAAGCTGCGGGGGGCCTACAACCTGATCAGCCAGCTCGGCGAGGCCGAGCGCGCGGCCGGTGTTATCTGTGCATCGGCCGGGAATCACGGACAGGGCGTGGCTTACTCCTGCGCGAGGCTCGGCATCCAGGGACGCGTCTTCGTCCCGTCGACGACGCCACGCCAGAAGCGCGACCGGATGCGCCAACTCGGCGGCGAATACGTCCGGCTCGTCGTGACCGGTGACACCTATGACGAAGCTGCGCAGGCCGCCTATGAAGAGGCCTGGGAGACCGGTGCCGCGATGGTGCCGGCGTTCGACGATCCGCGCACGATCGCCGGGCAGGGGACGCTGGCTCCCGAGATCGTACGCCAGCTCGGTGGTGCTCCGGACGTCCTCGTCGTGCCGGTCGGCGGCGGCGGGATGCTGGCCGGGTGCCTGACCTGGATGGCCACCCACCACCCCGACACCAAGGTCATCGCGGCCGAGCCGGCCGGGGCCGCCAACCTGTTGGCGTCGCTCAAGGCCGGTCGGCCGGTTCCGCTCGAGACCATCGACACGTTCGTCGACGGCGCGGCCGTACGCCAGGCCGGCGAGCTCACGCATGCCATCGCGGCCGAGCACGACGTCGAGGTCGTCACCGTGCCGGAGGGGCAGATCTGCAGCGAGATGCTGGAGCTGTATCAGACCGATGGCGTGATCGCCGAGCCCGCCGGAGCGCTGGCACCGGCCAGCCTGGGTATCCAGGTCCAGCTCGAACCGGGTATGAAGGTGGTCGCGATCCTGTCGGGCGGCAACAACGACGTATCGCGCTACAACGAGATCGTCGAGCGCTCGCTCGTGCACGAGGGGCGCAAGCACTACTTCCTCGTGAACTTCCCCCAGGAGCCCGGCGCACTGCGTCGCTTCCTCGACGAGGTCCTCGGGCCGGAGGACGACATCACCCTGTTCGAATATGTGAAACGATCCAATCGCGAGCTCGGGCCCGCGCTGGTAGGTGTGGAGCTCGGACATCCGGACGACCTCGCGGGGCTGCTCCAGCGCATGGACCGCTCCCCCATGACTGTCGATCCCGTCCTGCCCGACAGCCCGTTCTATCGCTTCCTGGTCTGA
- a CDS encoding MFS transporter: MRSWLILGMGIAVYAAAITHRTSLGVAAPQAAEQFGTTASVIALFVVLQVGVYAFMQVPAGVLVDRFGSRRMLTAGAALMAIGQLLLAMSDSVPLAVVARMITGAADAACFISALRLIPAWFPAKRIPLLTQVTGSVGQLGQVISAVPFVWVLHNFGWSRAFLTLAIGGLVIAAAAFLLIRDSPKGHVRRDTQIAERFFSQLVQVVREPGTRLGMFEHALSCFGALSFGLMWGFPYLLEGEGLSPAAAGALFTVMVIGSIIAAPIIGQLTRRHPMRRSTLAMLVSLAGIVPWLVIFAWPGPAPMWLLVVLVLGLSVAGPGSGIGLDHGRTFNPPQRMGTASGLVVMTGFTFVLIAVLFIGVALDLATGGQTPTLGDYRLAMAAQIPLWIFCWIMLLVSRQQTRKTHSMTIPSWGEVWRRERDRRRGA; encoded by the coding sequence GTGCGCAGCTGGCTGATCCTGGGAATGGGCATCGCGGTGTACGCCGCGGCCATCACCCACCGCACGTCTCTCGGCGTCGCCGCCCCGCAGGCGGCCGAGCAGTTCGGCACCACCGCGAGCGTCATCGCTCTGTTCGTGGTGTTGCAGGTCGGGGTCTATGCGTTCATGCAGGTCCCGGCAGGCGTACTCGTCGACCGCTTCGGATCCCGTCGCATGCTCACCGCCGGCGCGGCCCTGATGGCGATCGGGCAGCTGTTGCTGGCGATGTCCGACTCCGTCCCCCTGGCCGTGGTCGCGCGGATGATCACGGGCGCCGCCGATGCGGCCTGCTTCATCTCGGCGCTGCGGCTGATCCCGGCCTGGTTCCCGGCCAAGCGCATCCCGCTGCTGACCCAGGTGACCGGCAGCGTGGGCCAGCTCGGTCAGGTCATCAGCGCGGTGCCGTTCGTCTGGGTGCTCCATAACTTCGGGTGGTCACGGGCGTTCCTGACTCTGGCGATCGGCGGCCTGGTCATTGCCGCTGCCGCCTTCCTCCTCATTCGCGACAGCCCGAAGGGACACGTCCGTCGCGATACCCAGATCGCCGAACGATTCTTCTCACAGCTCGTCCAGGTGGTCCGCGAACCCGGCACCCGGCTCGGCATGTTCGAACACGCGCTGTCGTGCTTCGGAGCCCTGTCGTTCGGCCTGATGTGGGGCTTCCCCTACCTGCTCGAGGGTGAAGGGCTCTCCCCAGCCGCCGCCGGCGCCCTGTTCACGGTCATGGTCATCGGCTCGATCATCGCCGCGCCCATCATCGGCCAGCTCACGCGCCGCCACCCGATGCGCCGCAGCACGCTGGCGATGCTCGTCTCGCTGGCCGGGATCGTGCCCTGGCTGGTGATCTTCGCCTGGCCCGGCCCGGCCCCGATGTGGCTGCTGGTCGTCCTGGTCCTGGGTCTCTCCGTCGCCGGCCCCGGATCCGGTATCGGCCTCGACCACGGCCGCACGTTCAACCCACCCCAGCGCATGGGCACCGCCAGCGGTCTCGTCGTCATGACCGGGTTCACGTTCGTGCTGATCGCCGTCCTGTTCATCGGCGTCGCCCTGGACCTCGCCACGGGCGGGCAGACTCCGACCCTCGGCGACTATCGCCTCGCCATGGCCGCCCAGATCCCGCTCTGGATCTTCTGCTGGATCATGCTGCTCGTCTCCCGCCAGCAGACCCGCAAGACGCATTCCATGACCATCCCGTCCTGGGGTGAGGTCTGGCGCCGCGAGCGCGATCGGCGCCGGGGCGCCTGA
- a CDS encoding carbon-nitrogen hydrolase family protein → MRIALAQICATREVEDNLEQVRTRVAEAAKGGARLVVFPEATMRAFGHNLDSIAEPVDGPFAQAIADLARTHDLTVAVGLFTPGGSTESDRPKVRNTLLVAQPDGVRHYDKIHLYDAFGFAESDTVEAGAEELRVMVDGVSIGMTICYDIRFPQLFINHARAGAQVIVVAASWGAGPEKIEQWQLLARARALDSTSWVLACGQADPQSAGVEAKQGAPTGVGHSLVVSPTGRVIASAGAAPQLLLADLDLDLVAQTRRTLPVLDNARLS, encoded by the coding sequence ATGCGCATCGCGCTGGCCCAGATCTGCGCGACCCGGGAGGTCGAGGACAACCTGGAGCAGGTGCGGACGCGGGTCGCGGAGGCGGCGAAGGGCGGAGCTCGGCTGGTGGTCTTCCCGGAGGCCACCATGCGCGCCTTCGGCCACAACCTCGATTCGATCGCCGAGCCCGTCGACGGCCCCTTCGCGCAGGCCATCGCAGACCTGGCCCGGACCCACGACCTGACCGTGGCCGTGGGCCTGTTCACGCCCGGGGGCTCCACTGAATCCGATCGCCCAAAGGTCCGCAACACGCTTCTGGTGGCGCAGCCGGATGGCGTACGCCATTACGACAAGATCCATCTCTACGACGCGTTCGGGTTCGCCGAATCCGACACAGTCGAGGCCGGCGCCGAGGAGCTCCGCGTCATGGTCGACGGCGTCAGCATCGGCATGACGATCTGTTACGACATCCGCTTCCCACAACTGTTCATCAACCACGCCCGCGCGGGCGCCCAGGTGATCGTCGTCGCCGCCTCCTGGGGCGCCGGCCCCGAGAAGATCGAGCAATGGCAACTCCTCGCCCGAGCACGGGCGCTCGACTCGACCTCGTGGGTCCTCGCCTGCGGACAGGCCGACCCCCAGTCGGCCGGGGTGGAGGCCAAGCAGGGCGCACCCACCGGAGTCGGGCACTCCCTGGTGGTCTCCCCCACAGGCCGCGTGATCGCCTCCGCCGGCGCAGCACCCCAGCTCCTCCTTGCCGACCTCGATCTCGACCTGGTCGCGCAGACTCGGCGTACTCTCCCCGTCCTCGACAACGCGAGGCTGAGCTGA
- a CDS encoding exodeoxyribonuclease VII small subunit — MSSEKTEMSEEPSYEAARDELIQIVKKLEAGGATLAESMQLWERGEKLAEVCQRWLDGARARIDQARQQEQQGEGQAQQPGSGASQA, encoded by the coding sequence ATGAGTTCGGAGAAGACTGAGATGAGTGAAGAACCCAGCTATGAGGCCGCCCGTGACGAGCTGATCCAGATCGTCAAGAAGTTGGAGGCCGGCGGCGCCACGCTCGCCGAGTCGATGCAGCTCTGGGAGCGCGGCGAGAAACTGGCCGAGGTCTGCCAGCGATGGCTCGACGGCGCCCGCGCCCGCATCGACCAGGCGCGACAACAGGAGCAGCAGGGCGAGGGCCAGGCCCAGCAGCCCGGGTCGGGAGCATCACAGGCATGA